The following coding sequences lie in one Ostrea edulis chromosome 8, xbOstEdul1.1, whole genome shotgun sequence genomic window:
- the LOC130049797 gene encoding uncharacterized protein LOC130049797 — MDINTTVSRRPDKLDINMTVSRRPDKLDINMTVSRRPDKLDINMTVSRRPDKLDINMTSAGDRTNWISTPVNRRPDKLDINTVVSRRPDKLDINMTVSRRPDKLDINMTVSRRPDKLDINMTVSRRPDKLDINMTV; from the exons ATGGACATCAACACCACAGTCAGCAGGAGACCAGACAAACTGGACATCAACATGACAGTCAGCAGGAGACCAGACAAACTGGACATCAACATGACAGTCAGCAGGAGACCGGATAAACTGGACATCAACATGACAGTCAGCAGGAGACCAGACAAACTGGACATCAACATGACA TCAGCAGGAGACCGGACAAACTGGATATCAACACCAGTCAACAGGAGACCGGATAAACTGGACATCAACACGGTAGTCAGCAGGAGACCGGACAAACTGGACATCAACATGACAGTAAGCAGGAGACCGGATAAACTGGACATCAACATGACAGTCAGCAGGAGACCGGATAAACTGGACATCAACATGACAGTCAGCAGGAGACCAGACAAACTGGACATCAACATGACAGTATAA